In the Salvia splendens isolate huo1 chromosome 16, SspV2, whole genome shotgun sequence genome, GCCTCTTATATGGATTATGGACATCAAATGCAACGCATCATCATAGTAGTATGAAATGCTTTCTATATGAGGTAAGAAACAAGGCAGGGAGCTGATGCAAATTACTGACACTTTATTGCAAGTAATCATCACTAAAATTCATTCAACTGGTGAATCTGTCGTATATTTCAGGTTGGATGTCCATGAGCCCTCGGCTTACAGGTTCAAAAGATTTTCACAGTTCGTAGTTCATGAGTCACTAATACTGGGTTCCATCTTTTCACCACCAATATAATCGGCAATTTAGCTCCTACTACTGGGCCACTAAATCTTTTATCATAGGCTATAACTCTATCCCTATCATAACCTAAAGCTGttcaaaaaacataaaataaatccCAAAACTGAAGAAATTAATTTGCAAGTTGCAACAACCTAACTATTAAACCTTACCTTTCTCTCATAGGAACGCAAGGACAGTTCCAAAAGCCCTGTTGTGCCTCAGCAGCCTTATCATCATAGTGCCTGAAACCACATTGATGAATATATATGCAGCTCATTTCACATAATCTAATTcacatttcaaaataaaacttACAGAAAGCATctaaaatagtactatatacatatatttgacTGTAATGGAAAAGTACCTGCAAGGGCACAGAGGAGCACCCAATGTATCCCTGTGTTCTGCCAGTCCCTGTTTACGAATTTGACAAAGCACATTTAGTCATAATTTATGATATGCCGAAAAAGAAATCATATATCTCCTTCAAGAATATTTCCTTACTTATACTGTAAAGTTATGTATTCAGTAATATAGCCATTTCAAAAGACGTAAATAAAAAGTTCCTGTTCTTGTAAAGTATACACTTTTAGAAGTGAGCACTGAAGCTGGATATGATTACTCGATGTAAGCACCACATATCATATTACACACGCACAAAGTCACAAACATTAAGCAAGAAACTAGCTTTCATTAAAAGTTCACAGCATAGTAGTGTCCAAGAATGAAGATTTCACCAAAGAAACGAGCAACTTCAGCTGAAAAGTGCTTATAGTTGATTTCCATGtcaccataaaaataaaaattgaacaaTTCAGCAGGATGAGCTAGAAACAACTCGTTTTCGCATCATTAAGACTGTGATAAGTGTCTTGTTAGAGATTAAAATTTCCAAGGAGATCATCTGTACTAACACTCTACTCTCACTATGAAAGCTATGGACACAAACAGAATTCAAGATAGACAAAGCATTGGCCGGAAGGACTAGAACTCTAACTAGAGAGACTAGATGATTTACAAATGATGCATACACATTTTTTTCTAGAACCTCCGAGCAATTACATTGAACTTCTTCTCAATAAAATTGTCCATAACTTCTTCTATTACAGTTACGaaagaaaagtaaaaacaaatacaaatacaaacatAGACATTAATGAGAAATTGAAACGAATACCTTGATGACAACAGAGGTGACCCCTTTATCGACACAGAAATATGTATCGGACTTCCTCGCATACTGCTCCGAGAATTTTCTCATTATTTCGATCGATTTCTCCGTCGGCTCAACTACAACAACGCACAATCATCTTTCTATCTATCCCTAACTATCAGAAGAAATTTGTAAATTAATTGACCGGATTCACGTAAAACCACAAAAGTACCTTTAGCGACTGCGCCAAGGCGGCGACGCGGACGCGACGGCGGAGCAGCGACAGAGGAAATGCCTAGGCCGGCGCTGTAGGAAGTCGAAGCTTGAAGAGCTCTCATGGCTGACAATTTGGATCTGATTTTGTGCAGCTCTCTAACCACCACTTGTATACAGCAGATGATATTTTTTCCTTTCTATctaaaaaatgaatgaaaaatcgAGTTTAAAAAATTGCTGTTATTTTGGAAGCGGCGAAGCACCACTCATTAGTCATTGCCCAATATCACTGGAACTGAGAAGTGTCCAAATCTTAAACTGGGCCACACTTAATGGGCTCGATTTCGTGTATTAGCGGCCCAACTTATTTTTCCTTTGTACTACTAAAACAATTACTTTGGtggaagaaattaaatatatgcAGAGCTTGTTGCAAAATTCAAATCATTTTATACAGATGTTAGTTATCCTCCAATTAGAATTTACTGAACTCTAATTTATGCTTACGAATTctcaattaatatttaattaattaaagaaattaaaaatggtGCACTAACACCACCTCTGAATCCGATTCACCTATTATTTATAAGGAGTAATAGTAggtaaaatcataaactttggtaacttaaaactttaaaaatagCGAATTAATATAACCATGGTTTATATATATCACGAACGTGTATACATttcataataattaaatacaaaatttatcTCAACCATAAAAAAAGCGAAACTACTTTATAGATATATAGATATTAGTTTCGTAGCAAGAAAAGTAAGGATTTCCAATTGATGCATGTAACTTTTAGCACCTCAATTTCCAAGTAATACAATACAAGATTCTAAGAGAGTGGTCGTAGTCAAATTAAGATAATATTCTCAATCTCATTACACATGGAAGAATTTTTCACCACTAAAACAAGAAATTTTCACGAAGTTGATAACATTCTATCTGACAAGTAAAATTGGAAAAATTAGTATACACCTTTATCAATTCCAGGAATTGGATAGGCATAAAAGCAATGAATTAGAATTCAAAGAAAATGGCTTCCAAACAAACAAGATGCAGATTTTATTGTCCCATTCACAGATATCAatgaaatttatcaaagaaaaagACCCTTTTTCTCGTTGTTACAAAGCGTGCAGATACAAAAAAAAGGTGAAGATTTAGAGATTTTTAATTCTATCAAGAATGGGAGACTTTACATACTTGTCGTCGTACCATTGTATTTCTGTGCTATTTTGAGAATTAGTGGACTTTTACATTAACTTGTGGATATATATGTGAATTTGTGAGTACATATTTTAAAAGTGAtgataactttttttttgttgttgcagAAACTATATACTATGTCACGTTAGTTTTTAAATGATTCAAATTAGTCAATGTTTTTGCAAGGAAATTAATTCAATGTTACAGTtccaaattaattaaagaacGTTTTTCAGGTTTcgttatttgaatattaatttctatttttctctGCATAATACTAATTGCAGTACATCTTTATACTATACCAtgtaaaaaatctaaaaaatgtTTTTAATTGCTCCATCTTTTTATAATCAATGccaacaaattcaaaattagacCACATAATTATGTACATGTGTTTATTTCcgaacaagtggtatcagagctcagGTGTCTATGGGTCGGGCATGGATGAGCCctggttagggtcgggccctgaaagactcgggttagagtcgggcccaggatgacccaggggccagggctggaatgacccatgttcgtgttgactgcgttcccgatgtagtctcggtttgaggggatgTTTATTGGGTTACAAatccatcccacatcggatgagtaagagaagttggaagatgtatataattcctgttcaacctcaattagtttgaggccttttgggagtgaccaaaaaacaaatccgtgcaggcttgacccaaagcggacaatatcaaactaatgttacAGTCGCTGTCCTAAGAGTGTAATATGTAAATTATCGGGATTCGTGACAAACTAATTATGCACTGAAATGAAGGGAACAAGATAGACTATAAACATAACAATAACTCGTAAATCCAATCACATAAAAGCTATCTACTCAAGCCTATCTACCCAATAACTTTGATAACGCTCTAGGCTATTCAATTCTATCTACCCAATAATTTCAAAGACATCACTCATCACTTAATTTCAAACTTAGACTGCCCAATAATTTCAAAGTCATCACTCATCACTTAGATTCAAACATTTTACGTTCCAAGAATCCTCAAAtccgtattaaaaaaatattagtaatatttatattctaCATCACCAATTTAAGCACATTTTGtataaaaacaattaattacGTTTTATCTTCAAAAAAATAGCAACTTTGATCTATTTATATCCCGTTTTACATAATCTTGAGACGGAACAATAAGTCATCTCGCCAGATTCTTAAGCGGATTATAATTTAATAGAGGTAATGTTTTATACCCTtaattttcatgtttttttctaCAAAAACTATCAACTTGGGGAAATTATTTATGTTCCATAATTGAACTCATTTTTCGGAAATGTTGAAATGTAAAATATGGTAAGtgaaaaaaccaaaataaaaaacacacaaattaTAGAATTCGTAACTTTTTAATTATGAGATCGTGGACTACCATGTAAGTAGGTCGTGAACGATAGACAACTTTCCAATCAGCAAGATGCCACACTGTATGAACATAATACACACACATGTGTGTGTTCATAGTTGGATTCATTGAAATGTAAAGATATGAATTAATTTGTAATTCAAAGAGCTAGCTAAAATAAACCCCATATTAAATAAGTAGCACAAACCGACAACGAATTCTTAATTAGCACACTAATTAGCTAGTTTGATCCATGAAGTCTAGACAAGAAAGTTTCTGGTCAAAAATCACTTCCTTGATCTGAAGAAGCATGTGTGTAATCATGTAAAACACCCCAAGAGAAAGACAACTCAAGATCAGAAACTCTGAAAACCCTAATTTCCTACACATACATATAGCTAAAGAATTAGACAATCAATTAAAGCTTCATTATAAAATGCTGAAAATcatacaactatatatagatCTGTAAAACTcagcaacaaattaaaactctgATTCCATATATTTCCACACACACAGTGGAGCCAGGATTTTGTAGGGAAGGGGGCAAATTTACCTATGAAGAAAACTTAAGAATTTGAGGAGGAgcatttagtaaaaaaaaagaaataaattttataatcgGCCATATATATACGGAGTAGAAAATTTGaggtggggcaaatgcccctcaTATGGGCTTACTAGATCTGCCCCTGCACACACACAAAGATCTCACAAATCACACACCACTCACTAACCCTAAAACGAAAAACTCAAAAAAGCaaagaaacaaagaaaaaaacagTTACAAGATGTTGATCTAGTAAAGAGATCGATATAATCGGACCGTGATGCTCAATTCCCCcatgaagaagagaaaaaattgATGGATAGCAATTAAGATTCAGAAAAGCAGAACCCTCtcgatttcttcttcttcttcatcatcatcatcatttgtATGAGTCTTGGGAGTTAATGATGAGAGGTTTGATTTGTGTGCAGAGGGATAATGATGGCGGTTTTGAAGGGGGTGGGGGTGGGGGCGAAGCATGGTGGCGTGGTATGAAATGATGATGATTGTTTGTGGCGATGGAATGATGGATTTAAAAAGCAAACAAGTATGCGAGAGTTTTCGTGCTGTCTCtttcttcctttcttttttattttctttcttattatTGAATTCAATGAAGATGAAGGGACCCCTTTTGCATTAGAATATTAGACTGTTTTGTGTTGACATCATTGCAAACCTGCCATGTTTTTTTGGTAAACttctctttttcattttcttttcctttttctctttttgGTTGAGGAGATAATctctaaaatcataaactttagcccaaacttgagattttggggaaaagaaaaagtagtaCTATAGATTGCAACGAATAGTTAGGTTGGCATCAAAGAAAACAACGAAGCTCGAAAGTCCGAAGACTTTCAGACTTCGTTCTTTTCTTTGATGCAAAAGGGGGTCCTTTCATCTAATTCTAGCAAGAGAAAGATGAATCATATTTATATTGTCTCAGTCTAGAGGTGTCACGGttttggaaccggcggttccagttTTAGAAATTGCCGAACCGGAACTGAACCACAAGGGTGTGTCGCAGTTACAGTTCTGGTTCTTAAACCGCGGTTTCGGTTTCTgttctgaaccgccggttttcggctatTTTTTGCGGTTTCGACTCGGTTTCGCAGTTCTGGCATGGTTTCGGTTGGGAAATTTTCGAACCTGAATCAAAACACGGTTCTAAAACCAACAGTTTCGGTTTGGGTAAATTCCCACGGTTACGATTTCCTGGTTAACCGTCAGAACTGCAAACCTTGGGCACCTCTATTCCAGACTAATTCAAGGTGATCCATTCTTGAATGACATATTCTTTCTGTCATCAAAAAGTTGAAACTTTGAAGATGATGtgtgttttaatataaaattgataaaacataaaaaagataaaatgattATATCATTATTAGTGAAGAATGACGCTATTTTAAATAGGTCACCCATGCCTTTCTTATAAGTGGGAGGGTGGGTTATCTATATGGGGGAAGAGTAATATGCACTTAAATAGATGAGACATGAGCATTACCAAGTCAATGTGGGATGAGATTTAAGATATTTTAATACGCACTTACACGTATGGGCCTGAATGTACACTAGGCTTCCACAtaaagag is a window encoding:
- the LOC121769977 gene encoding ferredoxin-thioredoxin reductase catalytic chain, chloroplastic-like, with product MRALQASTSYSAGLGISSVAAPPSRPRRRLGAVAKVEPTEKSIEIMRKFSEQYARKSDTYFCVDKGVTSVVIKGLAEHRDTLGAPLCPCRHYDDKAAEAQQGFWNCPCVPMRERKECHCMLFLTPDNDFAGQEQAITMEEIRETTANM